The segment TCTGCGCGCGTTCTTGGCGGCGGGGGCGCATCGTCGTGAAGACGTTCGTGCCTTCGAGCGCGTAACCCGCGCGTTTCAGCTCGCGCTCGGCGACTTCGATGAAGTAGGGAGCCGAGTCCGAGATGGCGGGCCGAGAATTCTTCGGCAGCGGAAGGGCGAGCGCCGCGGTCTTTTCGTCGGCCGAGATGAAGTCGTGTTCAACCATCTTGTCGAGCACGATCTCGAGACGTTTCGCCGCGTTTTCGGGTTGGCGGAAGATATCGAATTTACCGGGCGAGTTGAGCACCGTCGCGAGCAGCGCGCACTCTTGGACGTTCAAATCCACGAGGCGTTTCTGGAAGTAGTACTGCGAAGCGGCCTGGTAACCGCGCACCTGGAAGGGGCCGCTCTGACCGAGATAGATGATGTTCAGATAGATCTCGAAAATACGATCTTTCGAAAGATTCGATTCGAGGATCAAGGCCATCGCGAACTCTTTCAGTTTGCGCTTCATGGTCTTTTCGGAGTTCAGGAAGAAGTTTTTCACCATCTGCTGCGTGATGGTGGAGCCGCCTTGCGCGAAACGTCCGCGCGAGACGTTCACGATCACCGCGCGGGTCAGGGCTTTCCAGTTCACGCCGGAGTGTTCAAGGAAGCGGGGGTCTTCAATCGCGAGCACGGCATTCAGGCACGAGGTCGGGATTTCGCCCAGCGGAGCCCACTCTTGCAGAAGGGGTTCTCCTTCCACGAACTGCGCGATGCGTGTCGGTTCGCGCAGGGCTTTGTTGCGCGGTTGCCATGTGGCGTCCTCGCGCTCTTGCGCCCAGACATCGAGGATCACGTTCTCGGCATTGAGAACTAAAGATTGTGTTCGCAATTTCACGATTTCGGGATGCAAACTTTCGCCAACACGAAAGTTGAAACAGCGCACGCTGGGGCCACCGCTTTCGCCCTCAAAGTCCGAACTGTCGTAGGTTTGCGGCAAATGTGTGCAATCGCTTTCCGCGAAAGTCTTCGGCGGAAGTTCGAGGGCGTTCGCCGCAGGTTGATATCCGGTGCGGCGCAAGAATTCGGTGAGCTGTGGGATTGTCCACACATCGCCGCGATCGAAAGCTTCGGGTGGGGACCAGAAGGTGGTGGGTGCCAGAAACTCGCGGTTTTCGAGACGATTCTGCATCTCGCGATCGAGTCGAACGTAACCCCACACCGCACCGGCTAAAAGAACCACACTCAGACTGCTCGCGACAATCGCGACAAGGCGCCACGTTTTCATCAGTTCCCTTGACTTTAAGAGGGTCCGGTCAAAGAGTCAAAGCCGAGGAAAATCATGAAATTGACGCCTTTGCAGATGCAAAAGTTGGCTGAAAAGGTACTGGCTGCCTGGAAGGCGAACAAGGTCGTGACTTTGAAGGTTGATGAACCCGAAGTCCTCCGGGCCGCGGTCGCGGCGGTGCAACTCGACTATCAGCGCGAGGCCGCGTTGGACGTCGAGGTGAACAAGATGCTGGATCAGCTCGAACGCTCGAATCCTGGTGAATTCCAGCGCTTCAAAATGTTTCCCATGATCAAGCAGAAGCTCGCGAAGGAAAGGAAGATCGTTTTATGATCATTTCCGA is part of the Pseudobdellovibrionaceae bacterium genome and harbors:
- a CDS encoding transglycosylase domain-containing protein; the protein is MKTWRLVAIVASSLSVVLLAGAVWGYVRLDREMQNRLENREFLAPTTFWSPPEAFDRGDVWTIPQLTEFLRRTGYQPAANALELPPKTFAESDCTHLPQTYDSSDFEGESGGPSVRCFNFRVGESLHPEIVKLRTQSLVLNAENVILDVWAQEREDATWQPRNKALREPTRIAQFVEGEPLLQEWAPLGEIPTSCLNAVLAIEDPRFLEHSGVNWKALTRAVIVNVSRGRFAQGGSTITQQMVKNFFLNSEKTMKRKLKEFAMALILESNLSKDRIFEIYLNIIYLGQSGPFQVRGYQAASQYYFQKRLVDLNVQECALLATVLNSPGKFDIFRQPENAAKRLEIVLDKMVEHDFISADEKTAALALPLPKNSRPAISDSAPYFIEVAERELKRAGYALEGTNVFTTMRPRRQERAQNALNEHLASLEEKNPKIKALKEKGVGLEGLVLTIDLATGNITNAVAGRGFRKSPFNRIWDAQRQVGSLAKPFVYLNAFEKDASLNPLSLINDEKVSFPIYKKSWSPENYDKKFHGEVTLNYALKNSLNASTAILGMRGDLDDVIERFHAAGVQSEIPKVPSLLLGAMDLRPIEIAEAYIALARMGERLRPRLLEALVFADGTSETLPLEEPEKIYDADAAGMVLGIMKETNRSGTGRAVKASGFKWVSAGKTGTTSDYKDAWFAGFTPYDLTLVWVGYDQPQSHGLTGGGGALPVWLQVMREFSEHRPTEDFIFPASLRPEEVVIPPDTDPSIVMMRAEGVEKDPRF
- a CDS encoding DUF507 family protein, whose product is MKLTPLQMQKLAEKVLAAWKANKVVTLKVDEPEVLRAAVAAVQLDYQREAALDVEVNKMLDQLERSNPGEFQRFKMFPMIKQKLAKERKIVL